From Anopheles arabiensis isolate DONGOLA chromosome 3, AaraD3, whole genome shotgun sequence, a single genomic window includes:
- the LOC120905072 gene encoding zinc finger protein 189 isoform X1: MCAAQTNAPASFNYTWGFTENPRPDSVVEISPNINYTVGDGTTTMPYLQLPDGASILLKDGKGSISHAGGKSVRRMIVVNDASALPQGTQRIITTGGTATAVATGHQKKHEVINQSNTTTLANGLIDTKTKAILTTSGASAFMSPIGPIQLTAEECNDILMKRAAAAVAANNQHAPINNNDGQHTSISVQVQKVIQGLEEGDDSQATTSNHQMKIEPTLSISPKLEAVEMDYNEYVQQEATTPTPNVVPKERPYSCDQCGKSFLLKHHLTTHARVHTGERERPHVCVHCGKDFAHKHCLNTHLLLHSTERPYQCQECKKSFTLKHHLLTHSRVHSRERPFVCDQCGRSFPLKRHLVTHSKFHAGERPYVCADCGESFAQDEHLVMHSRFHGSVNPFHCRDCGATFPRKFQLVNHGKIHGRVPHSCTLCGKEFLQKRTLAAHMRIHTGDQPFPCIACGEGFRTKSELNAHNRHTHSGVNPNASNTTIITTNTVVTSNAQQQAQQQAQQQAQAQSQQQHQQQHIEVKQIQHYQGQQQVQDVSNGNIITTIAATGQGSPENAGKPQFACRECGSAFNSREALALHLRLHTGDKSLMTDLCALTAALPGHLFPAVNQEEYHPMVETVVNGGDSAIMATNNPIIQNSSFPVQIITSSGQVVQQIQPQSPPQQHQQQLQQAQVVQQHQTVVQQQQQNQQQQIQHQQQQQQQQQQHQHQQQQQTKPKSHYCTHCGKGFAAKHGLLLHNRRHPNGGCTVRTHVCECGKAFFQKNHLMLHQRQHLEQNQRSGGGGAAGGAGGQQQASAGQQQLVVIQQPNQDSLVQQQQQQQQAAAAAAQQQQAQQAAAAAAQQQHQLQQQQAQQQAVAVQQQQQQQQQQQQQQQQQQQQGQNNQHAMRNLVIANQPVQVQVLEGNTTQVIKYEIIHDTSRQSNVE; encoded by the exons ATGCCATACTTGCAGCTTCCGGACGGGGCTAGCATTTTACTGAAGGATGGGAAAGGTTCCATCTCGCACGCCGGCGGCAAAAGCGTCCGGCGGATGATCGTCGTGAACGATGCGTCCGCCCTGCCGCAGGGAACGCAGCG GATAATTACCACCGGCGGTACCGCGACGGCTGTTGCCACTGGCCATCAGAAGAAGCACGAAGTTATAA ACCAATCCAATACTACCACTCTAGCGAAcgggctgatcgatacgaagACGAAGGCCATCCTCACAACGAGCGGTGCGAGCGCGTTCATGTCCCCGATCGGGCCGATCCAGCTGACGGCGGAAGAGTGCAACGACATACTGATGAAGCGGGCGGCCGCGGCCGTCGCTGCGAACAATCAGCACGCCCCCATCAACAACAACGATGGCCAGCATACCT CGATTTCGGTACAGGTGCAGAAGGTGATTCAAGGGCTGGAGGAGGGAGATGACTCACAGGCCACCACGTCCAACCATCAGATGAAGATCGAGCCCACGCTGAGCATCTCTCCGAAGCTGGAAGCGGTCGAAATGGATTAC AATGAGTACGTGCAGCAGGAGGCCACCACACCGACCCCGAACGTCGTGCCGAAGGAGCGCCCGTACTCGTGCGACCAGTGCGGCAAGTCCTTCCTGCTCAAGCACCATCTGACCACCCACGCCCGGGTCCATACAGGTGAGA GAGAGCGGCCCCACGTGTGCGTGCACTGCGGCAAAGACTTTGCGCACAAGCACTGTCTCAACACgcacctgctgctgcactcGACCGAGCGGCCGTACCAGTGCCAGGAGTGCAAGAAGAGCTTCACGCTGAAGCACCATCTGCTGACCCATTCGCGGGTGCACTCGCGCGAGCGACCGTTCGTGTGCGACCAGTGCGGCCGATCGTTCCCGCTGAAGCGCCACCTGGTAACGCACAGCAAGTTCCATGCCGGCGAGCGGCCGTACGTGTGCGCGGACTGTGGGGAAAGCTTTGCGCAGGACGAGCATCTGGTGATGCACTCCCGGTTCCACGGCTCGGTCAATCCGTTCCACTGCCGGGACTGTGGTGCGACCTTCCCGCGCAAGTTCCAGCTGGTGAACCATGGCAAGATCCACGGCCGGGTGCCGCACTCGTGCACGCTGTGTGGCAAAGAGTTCCTGCAGAAGCGCACCCTAGCGGCACATATGAG AATCCACACCGGCGACCAGCCATTCCCGTGCATTGCGTGCGGCGAGGGTTTCCGCACGAAGTCGGAGCTGAACGCACACAACCGCCACACGCACAGCGGTGTCAATCCGAACGCGtccaacaccaccatcatcacgacCAACACCGTCGTGACGTCGAAcgcgcagcagcaggcgcagcagcaggcccAGCAGCAGGCCCAGGCCcagagccagcagcagcaccagcagcagcacatcgaGGTGAAGCAGATCCAGCACTACCAGGGCCAGCAGCAGGTGCAGGACGTGTCGAACGGTAACATCATCACGACGATCGCCGCCACCGGCCAGGGCTCGCCCGAAAACGCGGGCAAGCCGCAGTTCGCGTGCCGCGAGTGTGGCAGCGCGTTCAACAGCCGGGAAGCGCTGGCACTCCATCTGCGCCTGCACACCGGCGACAAGAGCCTTATGACGGACCTGTGTGCGCTGACCGCGGCCCTGCCCGGCCACCTGTTTCCGGCCGTCAATCAAG AAGAGTACCATCCGATGGTTGAGACCGTGGTGAACGGTGGTGACAGCGCGATCATGGCGACCAACAACCCCATAATACAAAACTCTTCCTTTCCAGTACAAATAATTACCTCCTCGGGGCAGGTGGTGCAGCAGATTCAACCGCAAAGCCCtccccagcagcaccagcaacagctgcAACAGGCGCAGgttgtgcagcagcaccaaaccgtcgtacagcagcagcagcaaaaccagcagcaacagatccagcaccagcagcagcagcagcaacagcagcagcagcaccagcatcagcagcagcagcagacgaaaCCGAAATCCCACTACTGCACCCACTGCGGCAAGGGTTTTGCGGCCAAGCACGGGCTGTTGCTGCACAACCGCCGCCACCCGAACGGTGGCTGCACGGTGCGGACGCACGTGTGCGAGTGCGGTAAGGCGTTCTTCCAGAAGAACCATCTGATGCTGCACCAGCGCCAGCATCTGGAGCAGAATCAGcgcagtggtggtggcgggGCGGCTGGTGGTGCCGGTGGGCAGCAGCAAGCGTCCgccggacagcagcagcttgttgTG ATTCAACAACCCAACCAGGATTCGTTggtgcaacagcaacagcagcagcaacaggctgcagcagccgctgcccagcaacagcaggcaCAGCAGGCTGCGGCTGCCgctgcccagcagcagcaccagctgcagcagcagcaagcgcaaCAGCAGGCCGTTGcagtccagcagcagcaacagcagcaacagcaacagcagcaacagcagcaacaacagcagcagcagggccaGAACAATCAGCATGCCATGCGCAATCTGGTCATTGCGAATCAGCCCGTGCAG GTGCAGGTCCTGGAGGGTAACACGACCCAGGTGATCAAGTACGAGATCATTCACGACACGTCGCGCCAGTCGAACGTCGAGTGA
- the LOC120905072 gene encoding zinc finger protein 189 isoform X6 — MCAAQTNAPASFNYTWGFTENPRPDSVVEISPNINYTVGDGTTTMPYLQLPDGASILLKDGKGSISHAGGKSVRRMIVVNDASALPQGTQRIITTGGTATAVATGHQKKHEVINQSNTTTLANGLIDTKTKAILTTSGASAFMSPIGPIQLTAEECNDILMKRAAAAVAANNQHAPINNNDGQHTSISVQVQKVIQGLEEGDDSQATTSNHQMKIEPTLSISPKLEAVEMDYNEYVQQEATTPTPNVVPKERPYSCDQCGKSFLLKHHLTTHARVHTGERERPHVCVHCGKDFAHKHCLNTHLLLHSTERPYQCQECKKSFTLKHHLLTHSRVHSRERPFVCDQCGRSFPLKRHLVTHSKFHAGERPYVCADCGESFAQDEHLVMHSRFHGSVNPFHCRDCGATFPRKFQLVNHGKIHGRVPHSCTLCGKEFLQKRTLAAHMRIHTGDQPFPCIACGEGFRTKSELNAHNRHTHSGVNPNASNTTIITTNTVVTSNAQQQAQQQAQQQAQAQSQQQHQQQHIEVKQIQHYQGQQQVQDVSNGNIITTIAATGQGSPENAGKPQFACRECGSAFNSREALALHLRLHTGDKSLMTDLCALTAALPGHLFPAVNQVQIITSSGQVVQQIQPQSPPQQHQQQLQQAQVVQQHQTVVQQQQQNQQQQIQHQQQQQQQQQQHQHQQQQQTKPKSHYCTHCGKGFAAKHGLLLHNRRHPNGGCTVRTHVCECGKAFFQKNHLMLHQRQHLEQNQRSGGGGAAGGAGGQQQASAGQQQLVVIQQPNQDSLVQQQQQQQQAAAAAAQQQQAQQAAAAAAQQQHQLQQQQAQQQAVAVQQQQQQQQQQQQQQQQQQQQGQNNQHAMRNLVIANQPVQVQVLEGNTTQVIKYEIIHDTSRQSNVE, encoded by the exons ATGCCATACTTGCAGCTTCCGGACGGGGCTAGCATTTTACTGAAGGATGGGAAAGGTTCCATCTCGCACGCCGGCGGCAAAAGCGTCCGGCGGATGATCGTCGTGAACGATGCGTCCGCCCTGCCGCAGGGAACGCAGCG GATAATTACCACCGGCGGTACCGCGACGGCTGTTGCCACTGGCCATCAGAAGAAGCACGAAGTTATAA ACCAATCCAATACTACCACTCTAGCGAAcgggctgatcgatacgaagACGAAGGCCATCCTCACAACGAGCGGTGCGAGCGCGTTCATGTCCCCGATCGGGCCGATCCAGCTGACGGCGGAAGAGTGCAACGACATACTGATGAAGCGGGCGGCCGCGGCCGTCGCTGCGAACAATCAGCACGCCCCCATCAACAACAACGATGGCCAGCATACCT CGATTTCGGTACAGGTGCAGAAGGTGATTCAAGGGCTGGAGGAGGGAGATGACTCACAGGCCACCACGTCCAACCATCAGATGAAGATCGAGCCCACGCTGAGCATCTCTCCGAAGCTGGAAGCGGTCGAAATGGATTAC AATGAGTACGTGCAGCAGGAGGCCACCACACCGACCCCGAACGTCGTGCCGAAGGAGCGCCCGTACTCGTGCGACCAGTGCGGCAAGTCCTTCCTGCTCAAGCACCATCTGACCACCCACGCCCGGGTCCATACAGGTGAGA GAGAGCGGCCCCACGTGTGCGTGCACTGCGGCAAAGACTTTGCGCACAAGCACTGTCTCAACACgcacctgctgctgcactcGACCGAGCGGCCGTACCAGTGCCAGGAGTGCAAGAAGAGCTTCACGCTGAAGCACCATCTGCTGACCCATTCGCGGGTGCACTCGCGCGAGCGACCGTTCGTGTGCGACCAGTGCGGCCGATCGTTCCCGCTGAAGCGCCACCTGGTAACGCACAGCAAGTTCCATGCCGGCGAGCGGCCGTACGTGTGCGCGGACTGTGGGGAAAGCTTTGCGCAGGACGAGCATCTGGTGATGCACTCCCGGTTCCACGGCTCGGTCAATCCGTTCCACTGCCGGGACTGTGGTGCGACCTTCCCGCGCAAGTTCCAGCTGGTGAACCATGGCAAGATCCACGGCCGGGTGCCGCACTCGTGCACGCTGTGTGGCAAAGAGTTCCTGCAGAAGCGCACCCTAGCGGCACATATGAG AATCCACACCGGCGACCAGCCATTCCCGTGCATTGCGTGCGGCGAGGGTTTCCGCACGAAGTCGGAGCTGAACGCACACAACCGCCACACGCACAGCGGTGTCAATCCGAACGCGtccaacaccaccatcatcacgacCAACACCGTCGTGACGTCGAAcgcgcagcagcaggcgcagcagcaggcccAGCAGCAGGCCCAGGCCcagagccagcagcagcaccagcagcagcacatcgaGGTGAAGCAGATCCAGCACTACCAGGGCCAGCAGCAGGTGCAGGACGTGTCGAACGGTAACATCATCACGACGATCGCCGCCACCGGCCAGGGCTCGCCCGAAAACGCGGGCAAGCCGCAGTTCGCGTGCCGCGAGTGTGGCAGCGCGTTCAACAGCCGGGAAGCGCTGGCACTCCATCTGCGCCTGCACACCGGCGACAAGAGCCTTATGACGGACCTGTGTGCGCTGACCGCGGCCCTGCCCGGCCACCTGTTTCCGGCCGTCAATCAAG TACAAATAATTACCTCCTCGGGGCAGGTGGTGCAGCAGATTCAACCGCAAAGCCCtccccagcagcaccagcaacagctgcAACAGGCGCAGgttgtgcagcagcaccaaaccgtcgtacagcagcagcagcaaaaccagcagcaacagatccagcaccagcagcagcagcagcaacagcagcagcagcaccagcatcagcagcagcagcagacgaaaCCGAAATCCCACTACTGCACCCACTGCGGCAAGGGTTTTGCGGCCAAGCACGGGCTGTTGCTGCACAACCGCCGCCACCCGAACGGTGGCTGCACGGTGCGGACGCACGTGTGCGAGTGCGGTAAGGCGTTCTTCCAGAAGAACCATCTGATGCTGCACCAGCGCCAGCATCTGGAGCAGAATCAGcgcagtggtggtggcgggGCGGCTGGTGGTGCCGGTGGGCAGCAGCAAGCGTCCgccggacagcagcagcttgttgTG ATTCAACAACCCAACCAGGATTCGTTggtgcaacagcaacagcagcagcaacaggctgcagcagccgctgcccagcaacagcaggcaCAGCAGGCTGCGGCTGCCgctgcccagcagcagcaccagctgcagcagcagcaagcgcaaCAGCAGGCCGTTGcagtccagcagcagcaacagcagcaacagcaacagcagcaacagcagcaacaacagcagcagcagggccaGAACAATCAGCATGCCATGCGCAATCTGGTCATTGCGAATCAGCCCGTGCAG GTGCAGGTCCTGGAGGGTAACACGACCCAGGTGATCAAGTACGAGATCATTCACGACACGTCGCGCCAGTCGAACGTCGAGTGA
- the LOC120905072 gene encoding zinc finger protein 189 isoform X4, whose protein sequence is MCAAQTNAPASFNYTWGFTENPRPDSVVEISPNINYTVGDGTTTLPDGASILLKDGKGSISHAGGKSVRRMIVVNDASALPQGTQRIITTGGTATAVATGHQKKHEVINQSNTTTLANGLIDTKTKAILTTSGASAFMSPIGPIQLTAEECNDILMKRAAAAVAANNQHAPINNNDGQHTSISVQVQKVIQGLEEGDDSQATTSNHQMKIEPTLSISPKLEAVEMDYNEYVQQEATTPTPNVVPKERPYSCDQCGKSFLLKHHLTTHARVHTGERERPHVCVHCGKDFAHKHCLNTHLLLHSTERPYQCQECKKSFTLKHHLLTHSRVHSRERPFVCDQCGRSFPLKRHLVTHSKFHAGERPYVCADCGESFAQDEHLVMHSRFHGSVNPFHCRDCGATFPRKFQLVNHGKIHGRVPHSCTLCGKEFLQKRTLAAHMRIHTGDQPFPCIACGEGFRTKSELNAHNRHTHSGVNPNASNTTIITTNTVVTSNAQQQAQQQAQQQAQAQSQQQHQQQHIEVKQIQHYQGQQQVQDVSNGNIITTIAATGQGSPENAGKPQFACRECGSAFNSREALALHLRLHTGDKSLMTDLCALTAALPGHLFPAVNQEEYHPMVETVVNGGDSAIMATNNPIIQNSSFPVQIITSSGQVVQQIQPQSPPQQHQQQLQQAQVVQQHQTVVQQQQQNQQQQIQHQQQQQQQQQQHQHQQQQQTKPKSHYCTHCGKGFAAKHGLLLHNRRHPNGGCTVRTHVCECGKAFFQKNHLMLHQRQHLEQNQRSGGGGAAGGAGGQQQASAGQQQLVVIQQPNQDSLVQQQQQQQQAAAAAAQQQQAQQAAAAAAQQQHQLQQQQAQQQAVAVQQQQQQQQQQQQQQQQQQQQGQNNQHAMRNLVIANQPVQVQVLEGNTTQVIKYEIIHDTSRQSNVE, encoded by the exons CTTCCGGACGGGGCTAGCATTTTACTGAAGGATGGGAAAGGTTCCATCTCGCACGCCGGCGGCAAAAGCGTCCGGCGGATGATCGTCGTGAACGATGCGTCCGCCCTGCCGCAGGGAACGCAGCG GATAATTACCACCGGCGGTACCGCGACGGCTGTTGCCACTGGCCATCAGAAGAAGCACGAAGTTATAA ACCAATCCAATACTACCACTCTAGCGAAcgggctgatcgatacgaagACGAAGGCCATCCTCACAACGAGCGGTGCGAGCGCGTTCATGTCCCCGATCGGGCCGATCCAGCTGACGGCGGAAGAGTGCAACGACATACTGATGAAGCGGGCGGCCGCGGCCGTCGCTGCGAACAATCAGCACGCCCCCATCAACAACAACGATGGCCAGCATACCT CGATTTCGGTACAGGTGCAGAAGGTGATTCAAGGGCTGGAGGAGGGAGATGACTCACAGGCCACCACGTCCAACCATCAGATGAAGATCGAGCCCACGCTGAGCATCTCTCCGAAGCTGGAAGCGGTCGAAATGGATTAC AATGAGTACGTGCAGCAGGAGGCCACCACACCGACCCCGAACGTCGTGCCGAAGGAGCGCCCGTACTCGTGCGACCAGTGCGGCAAGTCCTTCCTGCTCAAGCACCATCTGACCACCCACGCCCGGGTCCATACAGGTGAGA GAGAGCGGCCCCACGTGTGCGTGCACTGCGGCAAAGACTTTGCGCACAAGCACTGTCTCAACACgcacctgctgctgcactcGACCGAGCGGCCGTACCAGTGCCAGGAGTGCAAGAAGAGCTTCACGCTGAAGCACCATCTGCTGACCCATTCGCGGGTGCACTCGCGCGAGCGACCGTTCGTGTGCGACCAGTGCGGCCGATCGTTCCCGCTGAAGCGCCACCTGGTAACGCACAGCAAGTTCCATGCCGGCGAGCGGCCGTACGTGTGCGCGGACTGTGGGGAAAGCTTTGCGCAGGACGAGCATCTGGTGATGCACTCCCGGTTCCACGGCTCGGTCAATCCGTTCCACTGCCGGGACTGTGGTGCGACCTTCCCGCGCAAGTTCCAGCTGGTGAACCATGGCAAGATCCACGGCCGGGTGCCGCACTCGTGCACGCTGTGTGGCAAAGAGTTCCTGCAGAAGCGCACCCTAGCGGCACATATGAG AATCCACACCGGCGACCAGCCATTCCCGTGCATTGCGTGCGGCGAGGGTTTCCGCACGAAGTCGGAGCTGAACGCACACAACCGCCACACGCACAGCGGTGTCAATCCGAACGCGtccaacaccaccatcatcacgacCAACACCGTCGTGACGTCGAAcgcgcagcagcaggcgcagcagcaggcccAGCAGCAGGCCCAGGCCcagagccagcagcagcaccagcagcagcacatcgaGGTGAAGCAGATCCAGCACTACCAGGGCCAGCAGCAGGTGCAGGACGTGTCGAACGGTAACATCATCACGACGATCGCCGCCACCGGCCAGGGCTCGCCCGAAAACGCGGGCAAGCCGCAGTTCGCGTGCCGCGAGTGTGGCAGCGCGTTCAACAGCCGGGAAGCGCTGGCACTCCATCTGCGCCTGCACACCGGCGACAAGAGCCTTATGACGGACCTGTGTGCGCTGACCGCGGCCCTGCCCGGCCACCTGTTTCCGGCCGTCAATCAAG AAGAGTACCATCCGATGGTTGAGACCGTGGTGAACGGTGGTGACAGCGCGATCATGGCGACCAACAACCCCATAATACAAAACTCTTCCTTTCCAGTACAAATAATTACCTCCTCGGGGCAGGTGGTGCAGCAGATTCAACCGCAAAGCCCtccccagcagcaccagcaacagctgcAACAGGCGCAGgttgtgcagcagcaccaaaccgtcgtacagcagcagcagcaaaaccagcagcaacagatccagcaccagcagcagcagcagcaacagcagcagcagcaccagcatcagcagcagcagcagacgaaaCCGAAATCCCACTACTGCACCCACTGCGGCAAGGGTTTTGCGGCCAAGCACGGGCTGTTGCTGCACAACCGCCGCCACCCGAACGGTGGCTGCACGGTGCGGACGCACGTGTGCGAGTGCGGTAAGGCGTTCTTCCAGAAGAACCATCTGATGCTGCACCAGCGCCAGCATCTGGAGCAGAATCAGcgcagtggtggtggcgggGCGGCTGGTGGTGCCGGTGGGCAGCAGCAAGCGTCCgccggacagcagcagcttgttgTG ATTCAACAACCCAACCAGGATTCGTTggtgcaacagcaacagcagcagcaacaggctgcagcagccgctgcccagcaacagcaggcaCAGCAGGCTGCGGCTGCCgctgcccagcagcagcaccagctgcagcagcagcaagcgcaaCAGCAGGCCGTTGcagtccagcagcagcaacagcagcaacagcaacagcagcaacagcagcaacaacagcagcagcagggccaGAACAATCAGCATGCCATGCGCAATCTGGTCATTGCGAATCAGCCCGTGCAG GTGCAGGTCCTGGAGGGTAACACGACCCAGGTGATCAAGTACGAGATCATTCACGACACGTCGCGCCAGTCGAACGTCGAGTGA
- the LOC120905072 gene encoding zinc finger protein 189 isoform X5 — MCAAQTNAPASFNYTWGFTENPRPDSVVEISPNINYTVGDGTTTMPYLQLPDGASILLKDGKGSISHAGGKSVRRMIVVNDASALPQGTQRIITTGGTATAVATGHQKKHEVITNGLIDTKTKAILTTSGASAFMSPIGPIQLTAEECNDILMKRAAAAVAANNQHAPINNNDGQHTSISVQVQKVIQGLEEGDDSQATTSNHQMKIEPTLSISPKLEAVEMDYNEYVQQEATTPTPNVVPKERPYSCDQCGKSFLLKHHLTTHARVHTGERERPHVCVHCGKDFAHKHCLNTHLLLHSTERPYQCQECKKSFTLKHHLLTHSRVHSRERPFVCDQCGRSFPLKRHLVTHSKFHAGERPYVCADCGESFAQDEHLVMHSRFHGSVNPFHCRDCGATFPRKFQLVNHGKIHGRVPHSCTLCGKEFLQKRTLAAHMRIHTGDQPFPCIACGEGFRTKSELNAHNRHTHSGVNPNASNTTIITTNTVVTSNAQQQAQQQAQQQAQAQSQQQHQQQHIEVKQIQHYQGQQQVQDVSNGNIITTIAATGQGSPENAGKPQFACRECGSAFNSREALALHLRLHTGDKSLMTDLCALTAALPGHLFPAVNQEEYHPMVETVVNGGDSAIMATNNPIIQNSSFPVQIITSSGQVVQQIQPQSPPQQHQQQLQQAQVVQQHQTVVQQQQQNQQQQIQHQQQQQQQQQQHQHQQQQQTKPKSHYCTHCGKGFAAKHGLLLHNRRHPNGGCTVRTHVCECGKAFFQKNHLMLHQRQHLEQNQRSGGGGAAGGAGGQQQASAGQQQLVVIQQPNQDSLVQQQQQQQQAAAAAAQQQQAQQAAAAAAQQQHQLQQQQAQQQAVAVQQQQQQQQQQQQQQQQQQQQGQNNQHAMRNLVIANQPVQVQVLEGNTTQVIKYEIIHDTSRQSNVE, encoded by the exons ATGCCATACTTGCAGCTTCCGGACGGGGCTAGCATTTTACTGAAGGATGGGAAAGGTTCCATCTCGCACGCCGGCGGCAAAAGCGTCCGGCGGATGATCGTCGTGAACGATGCGTCCGCCCTGCCGCAGGGAACGCAGCG GATAATTACCACCGGCGGTACCGCGACGGCTGTTGCCACTGGCCATCAGAAGAAGCACGAAGTTATAA CGAAcgggctgatcgatacgaagACGAAGGCCATCCTCACAACGAGCGGTGCGAGCGCGTTCATGTCCCCGATCGGGCCGATCCAGCTGACGGCGGAAGAGTGCAACGACATACTGATGAAGCGGGCGGCCGCGGCCGTCGCTGCGAACAATCAGCACGCCCCCATCAACAACAACGATGGCCAGCATACCT CGATTTCGGTACAGGTGCAGAAGGTGATTCAAGGGCTGGAGGAGGGAGATGACTCACAGGCCACCACGTCCAACCATCAGATGAAGATCGAGCCCACGCTGAGCATCTCTCCGAAGCTGGAAGCGGTCGAAATGGATTAC AATGAGTACGTGCAGCAGGAGGCCACCACACCGACCCCGAACGTCGTGCCGAAGGAGCGCCCGTACTCGTGCGACCAGTGCGGCAAGTCCTTCCTGCTCAAGCACCATCTGACCACCCACGCCCGGGTCCATACAGGTGAGA GAGAGCGGCCCCACGTGTGCGTGCACTGCGGCAAAGACTTTGCGCACAAGCACTGTCTCAACACgcacctgctgctgcactcGACCGAGCGGCCGTACCAGTGCCAGGAGTGCAAGAAGAGCTTCACGCTGAAGCACCATCTGCTGACCCATTCGCGGGTGCACTCGCGCGAGCGACCGTTCGTGTGCGACCAGTGCGGCCGATCGTTCCCGCTGAAGCGCCACCTGGTAACGCACAGCAAGTTCCATGCCGGCGAGCGGCCGTACGTGTGCGCGGACTGTGGGGAAAGCTTTGCGCAGGACGAGCATCTGGTGATGCACTCCCGGTTCCACGGCTCGGTCAATCCGTTCCACTGCCGGGACTGTGGTGCGACCTTCCCGCGCAAGTTCCAGCTGGTGAACCATGGCAAGATCCACGGCCGGGTGCCGCACTCGTGCACGCTGTGTGGCAAAGAGTTCCTGCAGAAGCGCACCCTAGCGGCACATATGAG AATCCACACCGGCGACCAGCCATTCCCGTGCATTGCGTGCGGCGAGGGTTTCCGCACGAAGTCGGAGCTGAACGCACACAACCGCCACACGCACAGCGGTGTCAATCCGAACGCGtccaacaccaccatcatcacgacCAACACCGTCGTGACGTCGAAcgcgcagcagcaggcgcagcagcaggcccAGCAGCAGGCCCAGGCCcagagccagcagcagcaccagcagcagcacatcgaGGTGAAGCAGATCCAGCACTACCAGGGCCAGCAGCAGGTGCAGGACGTGTCGAACGGTAACATCATCACGACGATCGCCGCCACCGGCCAGGGCTCGCCCGAAAACGCGGGCAAGCCGCAGTTCGCGTGCCGCGAGTGTGGCAGCGCGTTCAACAGCCGGGAAGCGCTGGCACTCCATCTGCGCCTGCACACCGGCGACAAGAGCCTTATGACGGACCTGTGTGCGCTGACCGCGGCCCTGCCCGGCCACCTGTTTCCGGCCGTCAATCAAG AAGAGTACCATCCGATGGTTGAGACCGTGGTGAACGGTGGTGACAGCGCGATCATGGCGACCAACAACCCCATAATACAAAACTCTTCCTTTCCAGTACAAATAATTACCTCCTCGGGGCAGGTGGTGCAGCAGATTCAACCGCAAAGCCCtccccagcagcaccagcaacagctgcAACAGGCGCAGgttgtgcagcagcaccaaaccgtcgtacagcagcagcagcaaaaccagcagcaacagatccagcaccagcagcagcagcagcaacagcagcagcagcaccagcatcagcagcagcagcagacgaaaCCGAAATCCCACTACTGCACCCACTGCGGCAAGGGTTTTGCGGCCAAGCACGGGCTGTTGCTGCACAACCGCCGCCACCCGAACGGTGGCTGCACGGTGCGGACGCACGTGTGCGAGTGCGGTAAGGCGTTCTTCCAGAAGAACCATCTGATGCTGCACCAGCGCCAGCATCTGGAGCAGAATCAGcgcagtggtggtggcgggGCGGCTGGTGGTGCCGGTGGGCAGCAGCAAGCGTCCgccggacagcagcagcttgttgTG ATTCAACAACCCAACCAGGATTCGTTggtgcaacagcaacagcagcagcaacaggctgcagcagccgctgcccagcaacagcaggcaCAGCAGGCTGCGGCTGCCgctgcccagcagcagcaccagctgcagcagcagcaagcgcaaCAGCAGGCCGTTGcagtccagcagcagcaacagcagcaacagcaacagcagcaacagcagcaacaacagcagcagcagggccaGAACAATCAGCATGCCATGCGCAATCTGGTCATTGCGAATCAGCCCGTGCAG GTGCAGGTCCTGGAGGGTAACACGACCCAGGTGATCAAGTACGAGATCATTCACGACACGTCGCGCCAGTCGAACGTCGAGTGA